A region of Acidobacteriota bacterium DNA encodes the following proteins:
- a CDS encoding YhbY family RNA-binding protein — protein sequence MTPRFTSRGRERRSIRAALHGERPAVRIGKAGATEAVLASVREALSAREAIKLAVGKGYAGSVRELAVEVAQRAGAELVAVTGRTFILFRPEEEAEPDPEGTENLR from the coding sequence GTGACGCCGCGGTTCACGAGCCGGGGCCGCGAGCGGCGCTCGATACGGGCCGCGCTCCACGGAGAGCGCCCCGCGGTGCGGATCGGCAAGGCGGGGGCCACCGAGGCCGTTCTCGCCTCCGTCCGGGAGGCCCTGTCCGCCAGAGAGGCGATCAAGCTCGCGGTCGGCAAGGGGTACGCCGGCAGCGTGCGAGAGCTCGCGGTCGAGGTGGCGCAGCGCGCCGGAGCGGAACTCGTCGCGGTGACCGGTCGGACCTTCATCCTCTTCCGTCCCGAAGAGGAGGCCGAACCCGACCCGGAGGGAACGGAGAACCTTCGCTGA